The following proteins are co-located in the Oryzias melastigma strain HK-1 linkage group LG8, ASM292280v2, whole genome shotgun sequence genome:
- the LOC112146186 gene encoding nitric oxide synthase-interacting protein isoform X2, protein MTRHGKNCTAGAVYTYHEKRKDTAASGYGTQSIRLGKDAIKDFDCCCLSLQPCKDPVVTPDGFLYEKQAILEYILHKKTEVAKKMKAYEKQKQAQKSSNQLESKSEEIQKVEKFKSSESSIVSKPINPFTSGQSKDGDAEGPSTAASAASSSQKLPSFWIPSLTPEAKPTQLKKPSKAVLCPMSGRPIKMNELIPVRFTPLDPSLDRVALLNRQDRYVCAVTRDALGNSVPCAVLRPSGAVVTQECVEKLIKKDMVDPGGTGFAGSGVDLRAKEARPVMQA, encoded by the exons ATGACTCGTCACGGAAAGAACTGCACCGCCGGGGCTGTGTACACCTACCACGAGAAGAGGAAGGACACAG CTGCGTCTGGTTATGGAACCCAGAGCATCCGTCTGGGCAAAGACGCTATCAAGGACTTCGACTGCTGCTGCCTGTCTCTGCAGCCCTGCAAGGATCCTGTGGTGAC TCCTGATGGATTCTTGTATGAAAAACAGGCCATTCTTGAATACATTCTGCACAAGAAGACAGAAGTGGCCAAAAAGATGAAG GCCTATGAGAAGCAGAAACAGGCCCAGAAGAGCAGCAACCAGCTGGAGTCCAAATCTGAGGAAATCCAGAAGGTTGAGAAGTTCAAATCCAGTGAGAGCAGCATTGTGTCCAAGCCCATCAACCCATTCACTTCTG GCCAGAGCAAAGACGGCGATGCTGAGGGACCGTCCACGGCGGCTTCAGCGGCCTCGTCCAGCCAGAAGCTGCCCAGCTTCTGGATTCCCTCCCTGACCCCGGAGGCCAAACCCACCCAGCTTAAGAAACCG AGTAAGGCTGTGCTCTGCCCCATGTCTGGACGACCCATTAAGATGAACGAGCTGATCCCGGTGCGCTTCACCCCGCTGGACCCCAGCCTGGACAGAGTGGCTCTGCTCAACCGCcag GACCGGTACGTGTGCGCTGTGACCAGAGACGCCCTGGGAAACAGCGTCCCCTGTGCCGTCCTGCGGCCCTC GGGGGCCGTGGTGACCCAGGAGTGTGTGGAGAAGCTGATCAAGAAGGACATGGTTGACCCT GGAGGAACCGGCTTTGCGGGCTCCGGGGTGGACCTCCGCGCCAAAGAGGCCCGTCCGGTCATGCAGGCCTGA
- the LOC112146186 gene encoding nitric oxide synthase-interacting protein isoform X1 produces the protein MTRHGKNCTAGAVYTYHEKRKDTAASGYGTQSIRLGKDAIKDFDCCCLSLQPCKDPVVTPDGFLYEKQAILEYILHKKTEVAKKMKAYEKQKQAQKSSNQLESKSEEIQKVEKFKSSESSIVSKPINPFTSGQSKDGDAEGPSTAASAASSSQKLPSFWIPSLTPEAKPTQLKKPSKAVLCPMSGRPIKMNELIPVRFTPLDPSLDRVALLNRQDRYVCAVTRDALGNSVPCAVLRPSGAVVTQECVEKLIKKDMVDPVSGDKLSDRDIIPLQRGGTGFAGSGVDLRAKEARPVMQA, from the exons ATGACTCGTCACGGAAAGAACTGCACCGCCGGGGCTGTGTACACCTACCACGAGAAGAGGAAGGACACAG CTGCGTCTGGTTATGGAACCCAGAGCATCCGTCTGGGCAAAGACGCTATCAAGGACTTCGACTGCTGCTGCCTGTCTCTGCAGCCCTGCAAGGATCCTGTGGTGAC TCCTGATGGATTCTTGTATGAAAAACAGGCCATTCTTGAATACATTCTGCACAAGAAGACAGAAGTGGCCAAAAAGATGAAG GCCTATGAGAAGCAGAAACAGGCCCAGAAGAGCAGCAACCAGCTGGAGTCCAAATCTGAGGAAATCCAGAAGGTTGAGAAGTTCAAATCCAGTGAGAGCAGCATTGTGTCCAAGCCCATCAACCCATTCACTTCTG GCCAGAGCAAAGACGGCGATGCTGAGGGACCGTCCACGGCGGCTTCAGCGGCCTCGTCCAGCCAGAAGCTGCCCAGCTTCTGGATTCCCTCCCTGACCCCGGAGGCCAAACCCACCCAGCTTAAGAAACCG AGTAAGGCTGTGCTCTGCCCCATGTCTGGACGACCCATTAAGATGAACGAGCTGATCCCGGTGCGCTTCACCCCGCTGGACCCCAGCCTGGACAGAGTGGCTCTGCTCAACCGCcag GACCGGTACGTGTGCGCTGTGACCAGAGACGCCCTGGGAAACAGCGTCCCCTGTGCCGTCCTGCGGCCCTC GGGGGCCGTGGTGACCCAGGAGTGTGTGGAGAAGCTGATCAAGAAGGACATGGTTGACCCTGTGAGTGGAGACAAGCTCAGCGACAGAGACATCATCCCGCTGCAGAGG GGAGGAACCGGCTTTGCGGGCTCCGGGGTGGACCTCCGCGCCAAAGAGGCCCGTCCGGTCATGCAGGCCTGA